A portion of the Chondrinema litorale genome contains these proteins:
- a CDS encoding AIR synthase related protein: MSERYNNRGVSASKEDIHEAIKNIDKGLYPKAFCKIVPDFLGNDSDYCNIMHADGAGTKSSLAYLYWKETGDMSVWKGIAQDAIVMNIDDLLCVGVTDSMLVSSTIGRNKNLIPGEVISAIINGTEEILEELRSYGVNIYSTGGETADVGDLVRTIIVDCTVTARVPRSEVIDNANIKAGDVIVGLASYGQTSYEKEYNGGMGSNGLTSARHDVFANYIAQKYPESFDPLVPQNLIYSGSKSLTDTLEGLSVDAGKLVLSPTRTYAPVIKKVLEEHRPEIHGMVHCSGGAQTKILHFVDNLHIIKDNLFPTPPLFKLIQKESKTDWKEMYKVFNMGHRMELYVPEAQAQSIIDIAKSFNIDAQIVGRVEAAKEKSLTLTSEHGTFYYS, from the coding sequence ATGTCAGAAAGATATAACAATCGCGGAGTTTCAGCTTCTAAAGAAGACATTCATGAAGCTATTAAAAATATAGATAAAGGATTATACCCTAAAGCATTTTGTAAGATAGTACCTGATTTTTTAGGTAATGATTCTGACTATTGCAATATTATGCATGCAGATGGAGCAGGAACAAAATCTTCTTTGGCCTACCTTTATTGGAAAGAAACTGGTGATATGTCGGTTTGGAAGGGAATTGCACAAGATGCAATCGTGATGAATATCGATGATTTACTTTGTGTGGGTGTAACTGACAGCATGCTAGTCTCTTCTACTATTGGAAGAAATAAAAACCTGATTCCGGGCGAGGTAATCTCTGCTATTATCAACGGAACTGAAGAAATTCTGGAAGAACTCAGAAGTTACGGAGTAAATATCTACAGTACCGGTGGCGAAACTGCTGATGTTGGAGATTTGGTAAGAACTATTATTGTAGATTGCACGGTAACTGCCAGAGTTCCAAGAAGTGAAGTAATTGATAATGCCAATATTAAAGCGGGTGATGTAATTGTAGGTTTGGCTTCTTATGGACAAACTAGTTATGAGAAAGAATACAATGGCGGTATGGGAAGTAACGGATTAACTTCTGCTCGTCATGATGTTTTTGCTAATTACATTGCGCAAAAATATCCAGAAAGTTTTGATCCATTGGTGCCTCAAAACCTCATTTATTCTGGCTCAAAGTCTTTAACTGATACTTTAGAAGGACTTTCTGTAGATGCAGGTAAACTTGTTTTATCTCCAACGAGAACTTATGCTCCTGTCATCAAAAAAGTACTAGAAGAACACAGACCAGAAATTCATGGTATGGTTCATTGCAGCGGTGGAGCCCAAACAAAAATCCTTCATTTTGTTGATAACCTCCATATTATCAAGGATAATCTTTTCCCTACTCCTCCTCTCTTCAAACTAATCCAGAAGGAAAGTAAAACTGACTGGAAAGAGATGTATAAAGTGTTTAACATGGGACACAGAATGGAATTATATGTTCCTGAAGCACAAGCTCAGTCTATTATTGATATTGCAAAATCTTTTAATATCGATGCGCAAATCGTTGGAAGAGTAGAAGCTGCTAAAGAGAAATCACTCACTTTAACTTCTGAACACGGTACATTTTACTATTCGTAA
- a CDS encoding MFS transporter, producing MKKPRLSFWQIWNMNFGFMGIQFGFALQNANVSRIFETLGANKEEIPILWLAAPVTGLLIQPVIGYFSDRTWHSKLGRRRPYFLIGAILSSLALIAMPNSSTLWMAAGALWIMDASINISMEPFRAFVGDMLPDRQRTSGFAVQTFFIGAGSVVASALPFILTNWFGVSNTAPEGEIPPSVVWSFYLGAFAFISCIIWTVTHSFEYSPKEMKEFSQEGFEEESHGINEFFSSFVKMPKTMIQLAFVQYFSWFALFCMWIYTTSAVTQHIFGTEDTTSKLYNDGADLVGLSFAAYNLFSAFLAFLLPYLAKKTSRKLVHIICLFTGAAGLASISFINSPENANLIYLSMVGIGLAWSSILTMPYAMLSGALPANKMGIYMGIFNFFIVIPQITAASILGYLMVNYFDNQAINVIMLGAVSFVISALLTFFVNDKSE from the coding sequence ATGAAGAAGCCTAGACTGAGCTTCTGGCAAATATGGAACATGAATTTTGGCTTTATGGGCATCCAGTTTGGGTTTGCCCTTCAAAACGCCAACGTAAGTAGAATTTTCGAAACGCTCGGAGCAAACAAAGAAGAAATTCCTATACTCTGGTTAGCAGCTCCTGTTACAGGTTTACTCATACAACCCGTTATTGGCTATTTTAGTGATAGAACTTGGCATTCCAAGTTAGGCAGACGTAGACCTTATTTTTTAATAGGTGCCATACTTTCTTCATTGGCATTAATTGCCATGCCTAACTCTTCTACATTGTGGATGGCAGCCGGAGCACTCTGGATTATGGATGCCTCCATTAATATTTCTATGGAGCCCTTTAGGGCATTTGTGGGAGATATGCTACCAGACAGACAAAGAACATCCGGTTTTGCAGTGCAAACTTTTTTTATAGGTGCTGGCTCTGTTGTAGCATCTGCCTTACCTTTTATCCTCACCAATTGGTTTGGTGTATCCAACACAGCTCCTGAAGGTGAAATACCTCCATCGGTAGTCTGGTCTTTTTATCTGGGAGCTTTCGCTTTTATAAGCTGTATTATCTGGACAGTAACTCATTCTTTTGAGTATTCTCCAAAAGAAATGAAAGAGTTTTCTCAGGAAGGTTTTGAAGAAGAATCACATGGAATTAATGAGTTTTTCTCCTCATTTGTAAAAATGCCTAAAACCATGATTCAGCTTGCTTTTGTACAGTATTTCTCATGGTTTGCCTTATTTTGTATGTGGATTTATACTACCTCTGCTGTAACCCAACATATTTTCGGCACAGAAGACACCACCTCTAAATTATATAATGATGGTGCTGATTTAGTCGGACTTTCTTTTGCTGCTTATAATTTATTTTCGGCATTTCTGGCTTTCTTACTGCCTTATCTGGCTAAAAAAACAAGCAGAAAACTCGTACATATTATTTGTTTATTTACTGGTGCCGCTGGTTTAGCTTCTATCTCATTCATTAATTCTCCTGAGAATGCGAATCTGATCTATCTCTCTATGGTCGGTATAGGTTTGGCTTGGTCAAGTATTCTCACGATGCCTTATGCTATGCTTTCAGGTGCTTTGCCTGCAAATAAAATGGGAATCTACATGGGTATTTTCAATTTCTTTATAGTAATACCTCAAATAACAGCAGCTTCAATACTCGGCTATCTAATGGTAAATTATTTTGATAACCAAGCAATTAATGTGATTATGTTAGGTGCTGTATCTTTTGTAATTTCTGCATTACTCACCTTTTTTGTGAATGATAAAAGTGAATAA
- a CDS encoding DUF2911 domain-containing protein — protein sequence MPDKKIFLVLTFFVLLLIIYTEEVYAQQVNPKERRSPVGLANYKKGDFYAKVTYGRPYMKYTASYPFGYNVPWRKLWRTGDDDATEVTITKDVTVNDNLLEAGTYALFTIPDTAEWTIIFNKEPGQWGLYNYTPANDVFRTKVPVYKAPGQFREFTIFLQGTPLGADIFLIWDKTSIRIPMLVRKEDN from the coding sequence ATGCCAGACAAAAAGATTTTTTTAGTACTTACATTTTTTGTTTTATTACTGATCATATATACTGAGGAGGTTTATGCACAGCAGGTAAACCCAAAAGAAAGAAGAAGTCCGGTTGGCTTGGCAAATTACAAGAAAGGTGATTTTTATGCCAAAGTAACCTATGGTCGCCCTTACATGAAATACACTGCATCTTATCCTTTTGGTTACAATGTGCCTTGGAGAAAACTTTGGCGTACAGGTGATGATGATGCCACAGAAGTTACCATTACAAAAGATGTAACTGTAAATGATAATTTGCTTGAGGCTGGTACTTATGCCCTTTTTACTATTCCAGATACAGCCGAGTGGACAATTATTTTCAATAAGGAACCAGGGCAGTGGGGGTTATATAACTATACTCCGGCAAATGATGTTTTTAGAACCAAAGTGCCGGTTTATAAAGCACCCGGTCAATTTAGAGAGTTTACAATTTTCTTACAGGGTACACCTTTGGGAGCAGATATATTCTTGATTTGGGATAAAACTTCCATCAGAATTCCGATGTTAGTGAGAAAAGAAGATAATTGA
- a CDS encoding N-acetylmuramoyl-L-alanine amidase — protein MSKYLWLFDPGHGGLVAGNYLTAGCRSPQWEDNFPQLFEGEFTRSIMRRLNEMCHYAGIEYVNIVSEDDDTSLAMRVKRANDIYINKTNCIYLSMHSNLGGGSGFEVWTSKGDTGSDMFADVFYNNFMNTFAFDKNIKYRVDFSDGDADKESNFYVLRNTKMPAVLTESLFMDNSYECKKYLLTKEGRDLIAEAHFRAIVEIELGL, from the coding sequence ATGAGCAAATACCTTTGGCTGTTCGACCCAGGACATGGCGGCCTTGTCGCCGGTAATTACCTCACCGCAGGATGTAGAAGCCCACAATGGGAAGATAATTTCCCACAACTTTTCGAAGGAGAATTTACCCGATCAATTATGAGAAGGTTAAATGAAATGTGCCACTATGCAGGTATCGAGTATGTAAATATTGTTTCTGAAGATGACGATACATCTTTAGCTATGCGAGTAAAAAGAGCAAATGATATTTATATAAATAAAACCAATTGCATATACCTCTCCATGCATTCTAATTTAGGTGGTGGCAGCGGTTTTGAAGTCTGGACTAGTAAAGGAGATACCGGTTCTGATATGTTTGCAGATGTATTCTATAATAATTTTATGAACACATTCGCCTTCGACAAAAACATAAAATATCGGGTAGATTTTTCTGATGGAGATGCTGATAAAGAAAGTAATTTCTATGTTTTAAGAAATACAAAAATGCCTGCAGTGCTTACAGAAAGCCTTTTTATGGACAATTCATATGAATGCAAAAAATACTTGCTAACCAAAGAAGGGCGCGATTTAATCGCGGAAGCACACTTTAGAGCTATTGTAGAGATAGAATTAGGATTGTAA
- a CDS encoding helix-turn-helix domain-containing protein — protein MKLLRQEKNLSLAQLSQKTEISISYLNEIEKGKKYPKADKIFAMAEALDVSYDWLVSLKLNKKLGPLSEILQSNILSELPLDVFGIQPGNLLELISSAPSKLNAFISTLIEISRNYNLTVENFYFSVLRTYQEMHENYFSEIERAAESFREKFLENSGEVQLDQLKAYITEKCNYEIDEESLHSYPELTNFRSVLRKNKGNKSLLMLDGRLSDQQKIFVLSREVAYHYLNLGERSFTYAWQSVNSFDEILNNFKATYFAGALLLPEQKLVEDFQAFFKRKTWDSEEFLSIMFKNNSSPETFLHRLTSILPRHFDLKRIFFIKIVHKPHKNGDNNFQITKELHLSGLHNPHGTVTNEHYCRRWQSVNMNEELARQLAQNTYKNPLCSAQISSYSTTPNKYFCISVARPQYPNPEFNCSLTLGFQMDKSFRDTVSFWNDTNVPDVAVSQSCERCPILDCEVRSAEPVILRKKEKEVLIKNRLNELLNTK, from the coding sequence TTGAAGTTACTGCGACAGGAAAAAAATCTTTCGCTTGCGCAATTATCACAGAAAACAGAGATTTCAATTTCGTATTTAAATGAGATTGAAAAAGGTAAGAAATATCCTAAGGCTGACAAGATTTTTGCTATGGCAGAAGCACTTGATGTTTCTTACGACTGGTTGGTTTCTTTAAAACTAAATAAAAAACTAGGGCCACTTTCAGAAATTCTTCAGTCTAATATTCTAAGTGAATTACCGCTAGATGTATTCGGTATTCAACCCGGAAACTTATTAGAATTAATTTCTTCGGCACCATCTAAGCTAAATGCATTTATCAGTACACTGATAGAAATTTCTAGGAATTATAACCTAACTGTTGAAAATTTCTATTTCTCAGTTTTGAGAACTTATCAGGAAATGCACGAAAATTACTTTTCGGAAATTGAAAGAGCTGCCGAAAGTTTTAGAGAAAAGTTTTTAGAAAATAGTGGAGAAGTTCAACTCGATCAGTTAAAAGCATATATTACCGAAAAATGTAATTATGAGATTGATGAAGAATCACTTCATTCTTATCCTGAACTCACCAATTTTAGATCTGTACTAAGAAAAAATAAGGGTAATAAAAGCTTATTAATGCTTGATGGTAGGTTAAGCGACCAACAAAAAATATTTGTACTGAGTCGTGAAGTAGCCTACCACTATTTAAATCTTGGTGAAAGGTCTTTCACCTATGCTTGGCAATCTGTAAATTCTTTTGATGAGATACTGAATAATTTTAAAGCGACTTATTTCGCTGGAGCACTTTTGCTACCAGAGCAAAAATTGGTTGAAGATTTTCAGGCATTTTTTAAGAGAAAAACATGGGATTCAGAAGAGTTTCTTTCAATTATGTTTAAGAACAACAGTTCGCCAGAAACTTTTTTACATAGGCTCACCAGTATACTTCCAAGGCATTTTGATCTAAAAAGAATCTTCTTTATCAAAATAGTACACAAACCACATAAAAACGGAGATAATAACTTTCAAATTACTAAGGAGTTACATCTTTCAGGTTTGCATAATCCTCATGGTACTGTTACTAATGAGCATTATTGCAGAAGATGGCAATCTGTAAATATGAATGAGGAGCTGGCCAGACAATTAGCACAAAACACTTACAAAAATCCGCTTTGTAGTGCTCAAATTTCCAGTTATTCTACCACTCCAAACAAATATTTTTGCATTTCTGTAGCAAGACCTCAGTATCCAAATCCTGAGTTTAATTGTAGCCTTACACTTGGTTTTCAAATGGATAAATCTTTTAGAGATACGGTAAGCTTTTGGAATGACACAAACGTTCCCGATGTTGCTGTAAGCCAATCTTGTGAACGCTGTCCAATTCTCGACTGTGAGGTAAGATCTGCTGAGCCTGTTATCCTTAGAAAAAAGGAAAAAGAAGTACTTATTAAAAACAGACTCAACGAATTATTGAATACTAAATAG
- a CDS encoding MBL fold metallo-hydrolase: protein MLKILGFAVLGIIVLVIGLGALFLNFYPSFGGSPTESQKAEYANFTYYKDGKFKNQQYTDMSMSFSKILTLISEYRRTDVQRQPDKEIPVYKVDSLNIVNYADSVPRVTWFGHSAFLLEFGDKKILLDPMLGESPSPHPWIGTKRYSDELPIVVEKLPEIDAVLFSHDHYDHLDYESVMMLKDKVKDFYVPLGVGAHLKAWGVSEDKIHEMAWWDEAKQGDVLFACTPAQHFSGRGIFNRETTLWASWVVKTEDLSVYFSGDSGYSPHFKEIGNRYGSFDFAMIECGQYNKLWSDIHMMPEESAQACVDLNAKVSMPIHWGAFTLALHSWTEPVVRFSTKAEELNLPYITPEIGIQVLLDNTELYHKKWWEL, encoded by the coding sequence TTGCTTAAAATACTGGGTTTCGCAGTATTAGGAATAATTGTTTTGGTAATAGGCTTAGGAGCTTTATTTCTGAATTTTTATCCTTCGTTTGGAGGTAGCCCTACAGAAAGCCAAAAAGCTGAGTATGCGAATTTTACTTATTATAAAGATGGAAAATTTAAAAATCAGCAGTATACAGATATGAGCATGAGTTTTTCAAAAATTCTTACACTCATTTCAGAATATAGAAGAACAGATGTACAAAGACAGCCAGATAAAGAAATTCCTGTTTATAAAGTAGATTCATTAAATATTGTAAACTATGCTGATTCTGTTCCGCGAGTTACATGGTTTGGGCATTCTGCTTTTTTATTAGAATTTGGAGATAAAAAAATCCTGCTAGACCCAATGTTGGGAGAATCTCCATCTCCCCACCCATGGATCGGTACCAAACGATACAGCGATGAATTGCCAATTGTTGTAGAAAAGCTACCTGAGATAGATGCTGTTTTGTTTTCTCATGATCATTATGACCACCTTGATTATGAGTCTGTTATGATGTTAAAAGACAAAGTTAAAGATTTTTATGTGCCTTTAGGAGTAGGTGCACACTTAAAAGCATGGGGAGTAAGTGAAGACAAAATACATGAAATGGCTTGGTGGGATGAAGCCAAACAAGGTGATGTTTTATTTGCCTGTACACCAGCACAGCATTTTTCAGGTAGAGGTATATTTAATAGAGAAACCACTTTATGGGCTTCTTGGGTAGTAAAAACCGAAGATCTTAGTGTTTACTTTAGTGGAGATAGTGGCTATAGTCCACATTTTAAAGAAATAGGAAATAGATATGGTTCTTTCGATTTTGCCATGATTGAATGTGGACAGTATAATAAGCTTTGGTCAGATATTCACATGATGCCAGAAGAAAGTGCACAGGCATGTGTAGACTTAAATGCAAAGGTTTCAATGCCAATACACTGGGGTGCATTTACATTGGCGTTACATTCATGGACAGAACCCGTTGTTAGATTTAGCACAAAAGCCGAAGAATTAAACCTGCCTTATATTACTCCAGAAATTGGTATTCAAGTATTGTTAGACAATACTGAACTTTACCATAAAAAATGGTGGGAGTTATAA
- the pfkA gene encoding 6-phosphofructokinase — protein MKKIAVLTSGGDAPGMNAAIRAAVRAGLYNHLEVYGIIRGYKGLIDGDIRRLESKDVSNIIQRGGTILKSARSDEFRTKQGRDKAYENIIKLGIEGIVAIGGNGTFTGAEIFMKEFGIPTIGVPGTIDNDLYGTDYTIGFDTAVNTALDAIDKIRDTADSHDRVFFVEVMGRDSGYIAIQTGIGGGAEMVMVPENPDSIEGVIDTLSAGRDRKKSSSLIVVAEGEDLGDAHYISVKAKEMLPHMDIRMTTLGHVQRGGAPTALDRILGSRLGLAAVEGLLEGRKDVMAGIINDQVVYTSFHDSINLKKPLNKDLIKMVNILSI, from the coding sequence TTGAAAAAAATAGCAGTATTAACATCTGGAGGAGATGCACCTGGAATGAATGCAGCAATTAGAGCTGCAGTTAGAGCAGGACTATACAATCATTTAGAAGTATATGGAATAATTAGAGGTTATAAGGGATTGATTGATGGGGACATTAGAAGGTTAGAGTCTAAAGATGTAAGTAACATTATTCAGCGTGGAGGTACAATTTTAAAATCTGCTCGTTCAGACGAATTCAGAACTAAGCAAGGTAGAGACAAAGCCTACGAAAATATAATTAAATTAGGAATTGAGGGGATTGTAGCCATTGGTGGTAATGGTACTTTTACAGGAGCTGAGATATTCATGAAAGAATTCGGAATTCCTACTATTGGAGTACCGGGAACGATTGATAATGACCTATACGGAACGGATTATACGATTGGATTTGATACAGCTGTAAACACTGCATTAGATGCAATTGATAAAATTAGAGATACGGCAGACTCTCACGACCGTGTATTTTTTGTGGAAGTAATGGGTAGAGATTCTGGCTATATTGCAATACAAACTGGTATTGGTGGTGGTGCAGAAATGGTTATGGTACCAGAAAATCCAGACAGTATCGAAGGTGTAATTGATACACTAAGTGCAGGTAGAGATCGTAAAAAATCTTCTTCATTAATCGTAGTGGCAGAAGGTGAAGATTTAGGTGATGCACATTACATTTCTGTAAAAGCGAAAGAAATGTTGCCTCATATGGATATTAGAATGACTACACTTGGTCACGTACAACGTGGTGGAGCTCCTACGGCATTAGATCGTATTCTAGGTAGCCGTTTAGGTTTAGCTGCTGTTGAAGGTTTATTAGAAGGTAGAAAAGATGTAATGGCAGGTATTATAAACGATCAGGTTGTTTATACTTCTTTCCACGATAGTATCAATTTGAAAAAACCTCTTAATAAAGATTTAATTAAGATGGTGAACATTCTTAGTATCTAA
- a CDS encoding glycosyltransferase family 39 protein, translated as MKFRLLKYRFIFLLLLMAYLCLHLVTLTSFPLPWYDETYMAAIGKAFLETGRFTKTVAFYTDIPTEDLRYGPFYYFFVAFFFKFFGFGIFQYRLIAFLSGIWTFWLTFKLFATEHKNYFTTWCLLALFAIDSFYFRCMHEGRMDLLASGLMLTAHLAILKIFKTDDAKEIFKNMVLAGALASLSLLTSPRLGFALPGIALFLFIHFLTKKPKLLLRALLSFLLPFVALYSIWIFYAFGGYIEFINFYIENLGYTRLNGYPYYFPRQQLPLLLILAISVIAGVYLKKKSYFSPLAILALINIISYYIIVYDNGPYASLIYPYIYILIFKNFEGGFWEKAESEVFVCKATT; from the coding sequence ATGAAATTTAGGTTACTGAAATACAGATTTATTTTCCTTCTCTTATTAATGGCATATTTATGCCTACATTTAGTTACACTTACTAGCTTTCCTTTACCTTGGTACGACGAAACTTACATGGCCGCTATAGGTAAAGCATTTCTTGAGACAGGAAGATTCACAAAAACAGTAGCTTTTTATACAGATATACCCACCGAAGATTTACGATATGGCCCTTTTTATTACTTCTTTGTGGCTTTTTTCTTTAAATTTTTTGGCTTTGGCATTTTTCAATATCGATTAATTGCCTTTCTTTCCGGAATATGGACTTTTTGGCTCACCTTTAAACTTTTTGCTACAGAACACAAAAACTATTTTACAACTTGGTGTTTGTTAGCACTCTTTGCTATAGATTCTTTTTATTTTCGGTGTATGCACGAAGGTAGAATGGATTTACTGGCTTCTGGACTGATGTTAACTGCGCATTTAGCCATTCTAAAAATTTTCAAGACAGATGATGCTAAAGAAATTTTTAAAAATATGGTTTTGGCTGGTGCTCTTGCCTCTTTGAGTTTACTTACTTCGCCACGTTTGGGCTTTGCTTTACCCGGAATTGCTCTGTTCTTATTCATCCATTTTCTTACAAAAAAGCCAAAACTACTTTTGAGAGCTTTACTTAGCTTTTTGCTTCCTTTTGTAGCCTTATACTCTATATGGATTTTTTATGCATTTGGAGGTTATATAGAGTTCATTAATTTTTATATCGAAAACTTGGGTTATACTCGGCTAAACGGCTACCCATATTATTTTCCTCGCCAGCAATTGCCTTTATTATTAATATTAGCAATAAGCGTAATAGCAGGAGTATATCTAAAGAAAAAAAGTTACTTCTCACCATTAGCTATACTGGCATTAATCAACATTATCTCTTATTATATAATCGTATATGATAATGGCCCTTATGCCTCACTCATTTACCCTTACATCTATATTTTAATTTTTAAGAATTTTGAAGGTGGGTTTTGGGAAAAAGCTGAAAGTGAAGTTTTTGTATGTAAAGCAACAACATAA
- a CDS encoding AAA domain-containing protein: protein MEELQKLRKLLEIERRADLSFYEREVVMQPIGERRRKGLTWYPLIVQQSGIGMGEKFFVIVERKSHLGNSHAFQPGSMISLFNHVQEGKKSQRIPGVVSVVWKNSMKITLNVEELPDWIDYGNPGVDMLFDDLSYKEMDIAVERVMDAKEGRLKELRDILLGKQPAEFHEAPFYTEFGNLNDSQKEAALKITTAKDVAIIHGPPGTGKTTTLVQAVKLTLQQEKQVLVTAPSNTAVDLLTEKLLAKGVKVLRIGNPARVSEELMDHSLEAQITHHDDYRFLKKLRKQGEEFRSMAFKYKRHFGRSEREQRKLLMGEARKALDEAKYLEKYIVDSILDEAEVITATLVGTVNKYIRYRQFSTVFIDEAAQALEPASWIPITKSERVIFAGDHFQLPPTVKSYEAAQEGLSTTLFEKVIKRQQVDVMLKVQYRMNEKIMQFSNDVFYKGELQAHDSVKNHLLTEDQEDYLLAKPVEFIDTAGCSFEEKQNPETSSKYNPEEAGLVFKHLDRLFAHIYATHKHLLNDSFSVGVISPYNAQVQYLKDRLAEHAEVNDFAEFIKINSVDGFQGQEKDVIYISLVRSNDKGKIGFLEDTRRMNVALTRARKKLVIIGDSATLGQHPFYQQFLNTMEKIGAYSSAWEWMEG, encoded by the coding sequence ATGGAAGAATTACAAAAACTGCGGAAATTATTAGAGATAGAAAGACGAGCCGATCTGAGTTTTTATGAGCGTGAAGTAGTGATGCAACCAATAGGAGAAAGGAGGAGGAAAGGCTTAACTTGGTATCCGCTAATTGTGCAGCAATCGGGTATTGGTATGGGAGAGAAGTTTTTTGTAATTGTTGAACGAAAATCTCATTTAGGCAATTCGCATGCTTTTCAACCGGGAAGTATGATCTCCTTATTTAACCATGTGCAAGAAGGAAAAAAATCTCAACGAATTCCGGGAGTAGTTTCAGTAGTTTGGAAAAACAGCATGAAAATAACGCTCAATGTTGAAGAGCTGCCGGATTGGATAGATTATGGAAACCCCGGAGTAGACATGCTCTTTGACGATTTGAGCTATAAAGAAATGGATATCGCTGTTGAAAGAGTGATGGATGCCAAAGAAGGCAGGTTAAAAGAATTAAGAGATATTTTATTAGGCAAGCAACCTGCAGAGTTTCACGAAGCACCTTTTTATACAGAGTTTGGTAATCTGAATGATTCGCAAAAAGAAGCTGCATTAAAAATTACCACAGCCAAAGATGTAGCGATTATACATGGCCCTCCGGGAACTGGTAAAACCACAACACTGGTACAAGCTGTAAAATTAACTTTGCAACAAGAAAAGCAGGTTTTAGTAACTGCGCCGAGTAATACAGCAGTAGATTTACTTACAGAAAAACTGCTGGCTAAAGGAGTTAAAGTATTGCGAATTGGTAATCCAGCTAGAGTAAGTGAAGAACTGATGGATCACAGTTTGGAAGCACAAATTACGCATCATGATGATTACCGCTTTTTAAAGAAGCTGAGAAAACAAGGAGAAGAATTCCGCAGTATGGCTTTTAAATACAAAAGACATTTTGGTAGGTCAGAAAGAGAGCAGCGAAAGTTGCTGATGGGAGAAGCTAGAAAAGCCTTAGACGAAGCCAAGTATCTGGAAAAATATATTGTAGATAGTATTTTAGATGAAGCTGAAGTAATTACAGCCACTTTGGTGGGTACAGTGAATAAGTATATTCGCTATCGCCAGTTTAGTACCGTTTTTATAGACGAAGCTGCACAGGCTTTGGAGCCTGCCAGTTGGATTCCTATTACCAAGTCTGAACGAGTAATTTTTGCCGGAGACCATTTTCAATTACCACCTACAGTTAAGTCTTACGAAGCTGCTCAGGAAGGTTTAAGCACTACCTTGTTTGAAAAAGTAATTAAAAGGCAGCAGGTAGATGTGATGCTAAAAGTGCAGTATCGCATGAACGAAAAGATAATGCAGTTTTCTAATGATGTATTTTACAAAGGAGAATTGCAGGCTCACGATTCTGTGAAGAATCACTTATTAACCGAAGATCAGGAAGATTACCTCTTAGCCAAGCCTGTTGAGTTTATCGATACCGCTGGTTGTAGTTTTGAAGAAAAGCAAAACCCTGAAACATCGAGTAAGTATAATCCAGAAGAAGCTGGACTAGTTTTTAAACACCTCGATAGATTATTTGCTCATATTTATGCGACACACAAGCATTTACTCAACGATTCTTTTTCGGTAGGTGTAATATCTCCTTACAATGCCCAAGTTCAATATCTGAAAGATCGCTTGGCAGAACATGCAGAAGTAAATGATTTTGCAGAGTTTATTAAAATTAACTCGGTAGATGGTTTTCAAGGGCAGGAAAAAGATGTGATTTACATTAGTTTGGTTCGTAGCAATGATAAAGGCAAGATAGGCTTTTTAGAAGACACCCGCCGAATGAATGTTGCCTTAACCAGAGCCAGAAAAAAACTGGTAATTATTGGAGATAGTGCCACACTTGGTCAACATCCTTTTTATCAACAATTCCTAAATACCATGGAAAAAATCGGAGCTTATTCCAGTGCTTGGGAATGGATGGAGGGGTGA